GATTTGATTTTTTAGTAAGTTCAATTCTGTTTCTAATTGCTTTTGCTCTATTTCTTTCATCGATTGATCTTTTCGATACCACTCATCTGTTAGAAATAAAGTCATTGATAAGCCTAATGATAAAATAACCTCGGTTACAATAGCAATTTTTCCTGGAATGCTTCCAAAAAAATCCGAAGTTGGTAAATAGATGTTTATGTATTTAAAATAGAAAGATAAGTAATAAGACGTAATAATGGTCACAATAGTAACAGTTAAGATCAACAATACCACATAATTTATAATCCTTTTTTTTAATAAGAATTTTGGCATTAAAATATAAAGATTGAAATATACCAAAATAGTGTACGGGATAAAGGTAAATACATTGGTCTTTAGATTTGCCAATATATCTTTATGATAATTAAGATCGTGTACACTCCACAATAGGAGAAACAGACCCCAAAAAATAATATGCTTGACAACTTTACCGAAGTTCATAATCTATCTAAATCAAGGCAAATTCAAAGGTAAGAGACCTAAAATATAACATTATTTTAAGAATGATCCCTGTTTAACTCGAGTTACAATACTTTTATTAATATTAGAAATATCTTTTAATGGGTTTTTATTTAATATTAAAAAACTAGCTTCATGACCTTCTTTTAGCGCTCCTACTTTACGGTTCGGAAAAATAGTTCTCGTTGCATTTTCTGTCCACATTTTAAGTAACTCATGATTGCTAAAAATATTGAGTTTATACAAAAACTGAAACTCACCAACTGAGTTTCCATTGTAATGATCAGAACCTATTGCAATTGTTACACCTTCTTGATGTAATAGTCTTAAGTTTGATACTATATTTTTGACTAAATCTTGATAGCCTTTTCTTTTTTGTTTTTTTAGAACCAGAGATACTGTGGTCACAACAGTTACTCCTTTTTCTTTTGCCAAAATAGCATCTTCTTTATTAATAAGTTTCCCATTAGATATTTCAGGAAGGTGTGCTATTTCATCAACACCTGCATTGACTGCAATATGAAAGTCATATGCAGTTTCTACATGAGCACTTACTCTTAAATTATTAGCATGAGCTTTTTTTACAATTTCTGGAACTAATTTGGGGTCTAATCCTTTTCTGCCAAAATATAAAGTGTCATTTTTTCTTTTTTCATATTCTTCAGAATAAAGAAGGTTTAATTTGATAAAATCCGGAGAAAATGACAAGATCTTATTCCATTTATGATCTAAATCTTCCTGTTTGTTTATTGTAACATAACCATGAAATTCAATCTCTTCTATTGTATTAAACAACCCCCTAAAGTATCCATACTTAAGGTGTTTTTTACGCAAACGTATTGGATGCCCACCATTAGCTGTTAAAGGAGCATGTGCCATGCTTACATCAATTCCATCTGGTTTGTTATAATGATGCATTAAAGGATCAATTCTTTTTTTTATAGATGATAAAAGTTTAACATAAAATACTCCATTATCCAGGTAAGATTTAATTCGCTTGTCTAACTCATGTTTGCTTTCAAGATTATGATTATGAGCTTCGGCAAATGGAGGAATCACATATTTACCGGATACATCTACGATAGTATCAATTTTTTTTTCAGTATTCGAGAAGTAGATTAAACCATCTTTAAGCC
This region of Aquimarina spinulae genomic DNA includes:
- a CDS encoding amidohydrolase family protein → MKKICTLVLIVFLGFSCNSQKTDTTAHYARKNTNSQIVKLVGGNWFNGERFEKKTIWLKDGLIYFSNTEKKIDTIVDVSGKYVIPPFAEAHNHNLESKHELDKRIKSYLDNGVFYVKLLSSIKKRIDPLMHHYNKPDGIDVSMAHAPLTANGGHPIRLRKKHLKYGYFRGLFNTIEEIEFHGYVTINKQEDLDHKWNKILSFSPDFIKLNLLYSEEYEKRKNDTLYFGRKGLDPKLVPEIVKKAHANNLRVSAHVETAYDFHIAVNAGVDEIAHLPEISNGKLINKEDAILAKEKGVTVVTTVSLVLKKQKRKGYQDLVKNIVSNLRLLHQEGVTIAIGSDHYNGNSVGEFQFLYKLNIFSNHELLKMWTENATRTIFPNRKVGALKEGHEASFLILNKNPLKDISNINKSIVTRVKQGSFLK